From one Enterobacter kobei genomic stretch:
- the degS gene encoding outer membrane-stress sensor serine endopeptidase DegS: MLVKLIRSVAIGLIVGGLLLAAVPSLRQFSPLSAPKFDSADDTPVSYNQAVRRAAPAVVNVYNRSVNASANNQLEIRTLGSGVIMDERGYIITNKHVINDADQIIVALQDGRVFEALLVGSDALTDLAVLKVNATGGLPVIPINPKRMPHIGDVVMAIGNPYNLGQTITQGIVSATGRIGLNPSGRQNFLQTDASINHGNSGGALVNSLGELMGINTLSFDKSNDGETPEGIGFAIPFQLATKIMDKLIRDGRVIRGYIGISGREIAPLHTQGGGIDQIQGIVVNEVAPDGPAARAGIQVNDVIISVNNKPAVSALETMDQVAEIRPGSEIPVEVMREDKKLSLKVTIQEYPATT; the protein is encoded by the coding sequence ATGTTAGTAAAGCTCATACGCTCCGTTGCAATCGGTTTGATTGTTGGTGGCCTTCTTCTGGCTGCTGTGCCCTCTTTACGCCAGTTCAGCCCTCTGTCGGCACCTAAATTTGACAGTGCTGATGACACGCCGGTGAGCTACAACCAGGCGGTACGCCGTGCGGCACCGGCTGTCGTTAACGTCTATAACCGCAGCGTAAATGCCTCCGCTAATAACCAGCTGGAGATCCGCACCCTGGGGTCAGGGGTGATCATGGACGAGCGCGGCTACATTATTACCAACAAACATGTGATCAACGACGCCGACCAGATTATCGTCGCGCTGCAGGACGGTCGTGTGTTTGAAGCCTTACTGGTTGGCTCCGACGCCTTGACCGATCTGGCGGTGTTGAAAGTTAACGCCACCGGCGGCTTACCGGTGATCCCCATCAATCCTAAACGCATGCCGCATATCGGCGACGTAGTCATGGCGATTGGTAACCCGTACAACCTCGGACAGACCATTACGCAGGGGATCGTCAGCGCCACCGGTCGTATCGGCCTGAACCCGTCAGGGCGACAGAACTTCCTGCAAACTGACGCCTCCATCAACCACGGCAACTCCGGCGGTGCGCTGGTGAACTCGCTGGGGGAGCTGATGGGCATCAATACCCTCTCCTTTGACAAGAGCAACGACGGCGAAACGCCGGAAGGTATCGGCTTTGCCATTCCATTCCAGCTGGCGACCAAAATTATGGATAAGCTGATCCGTGACGGGCGCGTGATCCGCGGCTATATCGGCATCAGCGGCAGAGAGATCGCCCCGCTACATACTCAGGGTGGCGGCATCGATCAGATCCAGGGGATCGTGGTAAATGAAGTGGCACCGGACGGCCCGGCGGCTCGCGCTGGCATCCAGGTGAACGACGTGATCATTTCGGTGAACAACAAGCCGGCGGTTTCCGCGCTGGAAACCATGGATCAGGTGGCGGAGATCCGCCCTGGTTCAGAAATTCCGGTCGAAGTGATGCGCGAAGACAAAAAACTCTCGCTCAAGGTCACCATTCAGGAATACCCAGCCACTACCTGA
- the nanA gene encoding N-acetylneuraminate lyase — MSVQLKGVMPALLTPFDASENLDTESLRRLVRFNISQGIDGLYVGGSTGEAFVQSIAEREEVLEIVAEEAKGKITLIAHVGTVSTRETQQLAKAASRYGFDAVSAVTPFYYPFSFAEHCDHYRAAIEAADGLPMVVYNIPALSGVKLTLEQISTLVTLPGVGALKQTSGDLFQMEQIHRAHPALVLYNGYDEIFASGLLAGANGGIGSTYNIMGWRYMGIVRALAEGDIATAQRLQTECNKVIDLLIKVGVFRGLKTVLHYMDVLAVPLCRKPFAPVDEHYLPELQALAEQLLAEKR, encoded by the coding sequence ATGTCTGTTCAGCTAAAAGGCGTTATGCCCGCTCTGTTAACCCCGTTCGACGCCAGCGAAAATCTGGATACCGAAAGCCTGCGCCGTCTGGTGCGCTTCAATATCAGTCAGGGAATCGACGGGCTGTACGTGGGCGGATCCACCGGCGAAGCCTTTGTTCAGAGCATCGCTGAGCGTGAGGAAGTGCTGGAGATCGTGGCCGAAGAAGCCAAAGGCAAAATTACGCTGATCGCCCATGTCGGCACCGTGAGCACCCGGGAAACGCAGCAACTGGCGAAAGCGGCCAGCCGTTACGGGTTTGACGCGGTATCCGCCGTCACGCCGTTTTACTATCCCTTTAGTTTCGCTGAGCACTGCGATCACTACCGGGCGGCCATTGAGGCGGCCGACGGCCTGCCAATGGTGGTTTACAACATTCCGGCGCTGAGCGGCGTGAAGCTGACGCTTGAGCAAATCAGCACGCTGGTGACGTTGCCCGGCGTCGGCGCACTGAAACAGACTTCGGGCGATCTCTTCCAGATGGAGCAGATCCATCGCGCCCATCCGGCGCTGGTGCTTTATAACGGTTATGACGAAATCTTTGCCTCTGGTCTGCTGGCCGGGGCGAATGGCGGTATTGGCAGCACCTATAACATCATGGGCTGGCGCTACATGGGGATCGTCCGCGCGCTCGCCGAAGGCGATATCGCCACCGCGCAACGTTTGCAGACCGAGTGCAATAAAGTGATCGATCTGCTGATCAAGGTGGGTGTCTTCCGCGGTCTGAAAACCGTGCTGCACTATATGGACGTGCTGGCGGTACCACTGTGCCGTAAGCCCTTTGCCCCGGTTGATGAACACTATCTGCCAGAACTGCAAGCCCTGGCGGAACAGCTGCTTGCTGAAAAGCGCTAA
- the argR gene encoding transcriptional regulator ArgR, whose protein sequence is MRSSAKQEELIKAFKALLKEEKFSSQGEIVLALQEQGFDNINQSKVSRMLTKFGAVRTRNAKMEMVYCLPAELGVPTTSSPLKNLVLDIDYNAAVVVIHTSPGAAQLIARLLDSLGKSEGILGTIAGDDTIFTTPASGFTVKELYEAILVLFEQEL, encoded by the coding sequence ATGCGAAGTTCGGCCAAACAAGAAGAATTAATCAAAGCGTTTAAAGCGCTGCTCAAAGAAGAAAAATTCAGCTCCCAGGGTGAAATCGTGCTCGCATTACAGGAGCAGGGTTTTGACAACATCAACCAGTCTAAAGTCTCGCGCATGCTGACCAAGTTTGGTGCTGTGCGCACGCGCAATGCGAAAATGGAGATGGTGTACTGCCTGCCTGCGGAACTGGGCGTGCCGACCACCTCCAGCCCGCTGAAGAATCTGGTGCTGGATATTGATTACAACGCAGCAGTAGTCGTCATTCACACCAGTCCTGGCGCCGCGCAGCTGATTGCCCGCCTGCTGGACTCATTAGGTAAATCGGAAGGTATTCTGGGTACCATTGCCGGGGACGATACCATTTTCACCACCCCTGCCAGCGGCTTCACCGTTAAAGAGCTGTATGAGGCGATCCTCGTGCTGTTTGAGCAGGAGCTGTAG
- the rpsI gene encoding 30S ribosomal protein S9 has protein sequence MAENQYYGTGRRKSSAARVFIKPGSGKIVINQRSLEQYFGRETARMVVRQPLELVDMVEKFDLYITVKGGGTSGQAGAIRHGITRALMEYDESLRGELRKAGFVTRDAREVERKKVGLRKARRRPQFSKR, from the coding sequence ATGGCTGAAAATCAATACTACGGCACTGGTCGCCGCAAAAGTTCCGCAGCTCGCGTTTTCATTAAACCGGGCAGTGGCAAAATCGTTATCAACCAACGTTCTCTGGAACAGTACTTCGGTCGTGAAACTGCCCGCATGGTAGTTCGTCAGCCGCTGGAACTGGTCGACATGGTTGAGAAATTCGATCTCTACATCACCGTTAAAGGTGGTGGTACTTCTGGTCAGGCTGGTGCGATCCGTCACGGTATCACACGCGCTCTGATGGAGTACGACGAGTCCCTGCGTGGCGAACTGCGTAAAGCTGGCTTCGTTACTCGTGATGCTCGTGAAGTTGAACGTAAGAAAGTCGGCCTGCGTAAAGCACGTCGTCGTCCTCAGTTCTCCAAACGTTAA
- the nanR gene encoding transcriptional regulator NanR: MNAFDPDSDHSAENVAHRLRRRPLARKKLSEMVEEELEQMIRRREVTEGEQLPSERELMALFNVGRPSVREALAALKRKGLVQISNGERARVSRPTADTIVSELSGMAKDFLSRPGGIAHFEQLRLFFESSLVRYAAEHATEAQIEQLSKALEWNSQTLDDNALFIRSDVEFHRVLAQIPGNPIFNAIHLSLLDWLIAARPTVPEKELHQHNNVSYQQHIEIVNAIRQRDPDAADRALHTHLNSVFATWHAFDKKKKSRA, translated from the coding sequence ATGAACGCATTTGATCCTGACTCTGACCACTCTGCTGAAAACGTCGCGCACCGGCTGCGCCGTCGTCCGCTGGCGCGTAAAAAGCTCTCGGAGATGGTGGAAGAAGAGCTGGAGCAGATGATCCGCCGCCGTGAAGTCACGGAGGGGGAGCAACTACCGTCCGAGCGTGAACTGATGGCCCTGTTCAACGTCGGCCGCCCGTCGGTGCGTGAAGCGCTGGCCGCGTTAAAGCGTAAGGGCCTGGTGCAAATCAGCAACGGCGAACGGGCGCGCGTATCGCGTCCCACTGCCGATACGATCGTCAGCGAGCTGTCCGGTATGGCGAAAGACTTCCTTTCGCGTCCTGGCGGTATTGCCCATTTTGAACAGCTGCGTTTGTTCTTTGAATCCAGTCTCGTACGTTACGCCGCTGAGCACGCCACCGAGGCGCAGATCGAACAGCTCAGCAAAGCCCTGGAGTGGAACAGCCAGACGCTGGATGACAACGCGCTTTTCATCCGCTCGGACGTCGAGTTTCACCGCGTGCTGGCGCAAATTCCCGGTAATCCTATCTTCAATGCCATTCATCTTTCGCTGCTCGACTGGCTGATCGCCGCCCGGCCGACCGTACCGGAAAAAGAACTGCATCAGCACAATAACGTCAGCTATCAACAACATATTGAGATCGTCAACGCGATCCGCCAGCGCGATCCTGATGCCGCCGACCGCGCCCTGCATACCCATCTGAACAGCGTCTTTGCCACATGGCACGCCTTCGACAAAAAGAAAAAATCCCGCGCCTGA
- the mdh gene encoding malate dehydrogenase gives MKVAVLGAAGGIGQALALLLKTQLPSGSELSLYDIAPVTPGVAVDLSHIPTAVKIKGFSGEDATPALEGADVVLISAGVARKPGMDRSDLFNVNAGIVKNLVSQVAKTCPGACVGIITNPVNTTVAIAAEVLKKAGVYDKNKLFGVTTLDIIRSNTFVAELKGKQPGDVEVPVIGGHSGVTILPLLSQIPGVSFTDQEVADLTKRIQNAGTEVVEAKAGGGSATLSMGQAAARFGLSLVRALSGEKGVVECAYVEGDGEHARFFSQPLLLGKNGVEERQPIGKLSAFEQSAMEGMLETLKKDIQLGEEFVNQ, from the coding sequence ATGAAAGTTGCAGTCCTCGGCGCGGCAGGTGGTATCGGCCAGGCGCTTGCCCTTCTTCTCAAGACCCAACTGCCTTCAGGCTCGGAACTCTCTCTGTACGACATCGCTCCGGTTACTCCCGGCGTGGCAGTTGATTTGAGTCATATCCCTACAGCTGTAAAAATCAAAGGCTTCTCCGGTGAAGATGCTACCCCTGCGCTGGAAGGTGCGGATGTGGTGCTGATCTCCGCAGGCGTAGCCCGTAAGCCTGGGATGGATCGTTCCGATCTGTTCAACGTGAACGCCGGCATCGTGAAAAACCTGGTCAGCCAGGTCGCGAAAACCTGTCCGGGCGCCTGTGTTGGTATCATCACCAACCCGGTAAACACCACCGTCGCTATTGCGGCTGAAGTGCTGAAAAAAGCCGGTGTTTACGACAAGAACAAACTGTTTGGCGTGACCACGCTGGACATTATCCGTTCTAACACCTTCGTGGCGGAGCTGAAAGGCAAGCAGCCGGGCGACGTCGAAGTGCCGGTTATCGGCGGACACTCTGGCGTGACCATTCTGCCGCTGCTGTCGCAGATCCCGGGCGTGAGCTTTACCGATCAGGAAGTTGCCGATCTGACCAAACGTATCCAGAACGCGGGTACTGAAGTGGTGGAAGCGAAGGCTGGTGGCGGTTCCGCTACGCTGTCGATGGGCCAGGCCGCTGCACGCTTTGGTTTATCGCTGGTGCGTGCGCTGTCAGGCGAAAAAGGCGTGGTGGAATGTGCGTACGTTGAAGGTGATGGCGAACACGCCCGCTTCTTCTCTCAGCCGCTGCTGCTGGGCAAAAACGGCGTGGAAGAGCGTCAGCCTATCGGCAAACTGAGCGCGTTTGAACAAAGCGCGATGGAAGGCATGCTGGAAACGCTGAAAAAAGACATTCAGCTGGGCGAAGAGTTCGTCAACCAGTAA
- the zapG gene encoding Z-ring associated protein ZapG, with protein sequence MTWEYALIGLVVGIVIGAVAMRFGNRKLRNQQALQYELEKNKAELEEYREELVGHFAHSAELLDNMAHDYRQLYQHMAKSSSQLLPEMSAEMNPFRNRLSESEAGNDQAPVQMPRDYSEGASGLLRGAPKRD encoded by the coding sequence ATGACCTGGGAATATGCGCTAATTGGTTTAGTCGTCGGCATCGTGATCGGTGCTGTAGCCATGCGTTTCGGTAATCGCAAGTTACGCAACCAGCAGGCCCTGCAATACGAGCTGGAAAAAAATAAAGCCGAGCTGGAAGAGTACCGTGAAGAGTTAGTCGGCCATTTCGCCCACAGCGCTGAACTGCTTGATAACATGGCCCATGATTATCGCCAGCTGTATCAGCACATGGCAAAAAGCTCCAGCCAGCTGCTGCCGGAAATGTCTGCTGAGATGAACCCGTTCCGTAATCGTCTTTCTGAATCGGAAGCGGGTAACGATCAGGCACCGGTACAGATGCCGCGTGACTATTCAGAAGGTGCGTCGGGCCTGCTGCGCGGTGCCCCGAAACGCGATTAA
- the sspB gene encoding ClpXP protease specificity-enhancing factor, translating into MEMSQLSPRRPYLLRAFYEWLLDNQLTPHLVVDVTLEGVRVPMEYARDGQIVLNIAPRAVGNLELANDEVRFNARFGGVPRQVYVPLAAVLAIYARENGAGTMFEPEAAYDGDAISLNDDDESAPSESETVMSVIDGDKPDNSDDNDPDDDPPPRGGRPALRVVK; encoded by the coding sequence ATGGAAATGTCACAACTGTCTCCACGCCGTCCGTATCTGCTGCGCGCATTCTATGAATGGTTGCTGGATAACCAGCTCACGCCGCATCTGGTGGTAGATGTGACCCTGGAAGGTGTGCGTGTGCCAATGGAATATGCTCGTGACGGGCAGATTGTGTTGAATATCGCGCCGCGTGCTGTCGGCAATCTGGAACTGGCTAACGACGAAGTGCGCTTCAACGCGCGTTTCGGCGGTGTGCCGCGCCAGGTGTACGTCCCGCTGGCTGCCGTACTGGCAATTTATGCCCGTGAAAACGGTGCAGGCACCATGTTTGAGCCGGAAGCGGCTTATGATGGTGATGCCATTTCTCTCAATGACGATGACGAGAGCGCCCCGTCAGAAAGCGAAACGGTCATGTCCGTTATCGATGGTGACAAGCCCGATAACAGTGATGACAACGATCCTGATGACGATCCGCCGCCGCGTGGTGGCCGTCCGGCGTTACGCGTTGTGAAGTAA
- the degQ gene encoding serine endoprotease DegQ, protein MKKKNQLLSALALGVGLALSAPFQTLAALPSQVPGQAAIPSLAPMLEKVLPAVVSVQVEGTAVQQNPKVPEELKKFFGEDAPDQQAQPFEGLGSGVIIDAAKGYVLTNNHVINQAQKISVQLNDGREFDAKLIGGDDQSDIALLQLQNATNLTQIAVADSDTLRVGDFAVAVGNPFGLGQTATSGIVSALGRSGLNLEGLENFIQTDASINRGNSGGALLNLNGELIGINTAILAPSGGSVGIGFAIPSNMAQTLAKQLIQFGEIKRGLLGIKGMEMSADIAKAFNLNVQRGAFVSEVLPNSGSAKAGIKSGDVIVSLNGKPLNSFAELRSRIATTEPGSKVKLGLLRDGKPQDVEVTLDKSTSSSASAEMIAPALQGATLNDGQLKDGTKGITISDVEKSSPAAQAGLHKDDVIIGVNRDRVQSIAEMRKVLEAKPNIIALHVVRGNDTLYLLLR, encoded by the coding sequence ATGAAGAAAAAAAATCAGCTGTTGAGTGCGTTAGCGTTAGGTGTCGGGTTAGCGCTGTCAGCGCCGTTTCAGACCCTGGCGGCGTTGCCGTCACAGGTTCCGGGTCAGGCGGCGATCCCAAGCCTCGCGCCGATGCTGGAAAAAGTCTTGCCTGCGGTCGTCAGCGTGCAGGTTGAAGGCACTGCGGTGCAGCAAAATCCGAAGGTGCCGGAAGAACTAAAAAAATTCTTTGGTGAGGACGCGCCGGATCAGCAGGCGCAGCCGTTTGAAGGTCTCGGTTCCGGGGTGATTATTGATGCCGCCAAAGGCTACGTGCTGACCAACAATCACGTCATCAACCAGGCACAGAAAATCAGCGTGCAGCTGAATGATGGTCGTGAGTTTGATGCCAAACTGATAGGCGGTGACGACCAGAGCGACATCGCGCTGCTGCAACTGCAAAACGCGACCAATCTGACACAAATCGCCGTCGCTGATTCCGATACCCTGCGGGTGGGCGATTTTGCCGTCGCCGTCGGTAACCCGTTTGGCCTCGGCCAGACCGCCACGTCAGGGATTGTATCGGCACTGGGCCGTAGTGGACTGAACCTTGAAGGACTGGAAAACTTTATCCAGACGGATGCCTCCATCAACCGCGGTAACTCCGGCGGTGCGCTGTTGAACCTGAACGGCGAACTTATCGGCATTAATACGGCCATTCTTGCCCCAAGCGGCGGCAGCGTCGGAATTGGTTTCGCCATTCCGAGTAATATGGCGCAAACCCTCGCGAAACAGCTGATCCAGTTTGGTGAAATCAAGCGCGGGCTGTTGGGCATTAAAGGCATGGAAATGAGCGCGGATATCGCCAAAGCCTTTAACCTCAACGTTCAGCGCGGCGCGTTCGTCAGCGAAGTGCTGCCAAACTCAGGCTCTGCCAAAGCAGGCATTAAATCCGGTGATGTGATAGTCAGCCTCAACGGTAAACCGCTCAATAGCTTTGCTGAACTGCGTTCCCGTATCGCCACTACCGAGCCGGGCTCGAAAGTGAAGCTGGGTCTGCTGCGCGACGGTAAACCGCAGGACGTGGAAGTGACGCTCGATAAGAGCACGTCATCTTCAGCCAGCGCGGAAATGATCGCCCCGGCGTTGCAGGGCGCGACCTTAAACGACGGTCAGTTAAAAGATGGCACCAAAGGCATCACTATCTCTGATGTGGAAAAAAGCAGTCCTGCCGCGCAGGCCGGTCTGCATAAAGATGATGTTATTATTGGCGTCAACCGGGACCGCGTGCAGTCGATAGCGGAAATGCGCAAAGTGCTGGAAGCCAAGCCCAATATCATTGCCCTGCATGTGGTGCGCGGTAACGATACGCTTTATTTATTATTACGTTAG
- a CDS encoding barstar family protein: protein MNSIYTFDFDEIEDQTDFYRQFARAFNIAREKVHDLDSLWEVVTGGALPVPLEIEFTHLAEKERRRYGALILLFDEAEEELEGALRFNVRA from the coding sequence ATGAATAGTATTTATACTTTTGATTTTGATGAAATAGAGGATCAGACGGATTTCTATCGTCAGTTTGCACGCGCCTTTAATATTGCGCGGGAAAAGGTGCACGATCTGGATTCCCTCTGGGAAGTGGTGACCGGCGGTGCTTTACCCGTACCGCTGGAAATAGAATTTACCCATCTCGCAGAGAAAGAGCGTCGCCGCTATGGCGCGCTGATCCTGTTATTTGACGAAGCAGAAGAAGAGCTGGAAGGGGCGCTACGTTTTAATGTCCGTGCCTGA
- the sspA gene encoding stringent starvation protein SspA produces the protein MAVAANKRSVMTLFSGPTDIYSHQVRIVLAEKGVSFEIEHVEKDHPPQDLIDLNPNQSVPTLVDRELTLWESRIIMEYLDERFPHPPLMPVYPVARGESRLYMQRIEKDWYSLMNVVVNSTGAQADTARKQLREELLAIAPVFGQKPYFLSDEFSLVDCYLAPLLWRLPQLGIELSGAGAKELKGYMTRVFERDSFLASLTEAEREMRLGRG, from the coding sequence ATGGCTGTCGCTGCCAACAAACGTTCGGTAATGACGCTGTTTTCTGGTCCTACTGACATCTATAGCCACCAAGTCCGCATCGTGCTGGCCGAGAAAGGTGTTAGTTTTGAAATTGAGCATGTGGAGAAGGATCATCCGCCTCAGGATCTGATTGACCTCAACCCGAATCAAAGCGTCCCGACACTTGTAGATCGCGAGCTGACCCTATGGGAATCTCGCATCATTATGGAATATCTGGATGAGCGTTTTCCGCATCCGCCGCTGATGCCGGTATACCCGGTTGCGCGTGGTGAAAGCCGCCTGTACATGCAGCGTATCGAAAAAGACTGGTACTCACTGATGAACGTTGTCGTGAACAGTACCGGTGCTCAGGCAGATACCGCTCGTAAACAACTGCGTGAAGAGCTGCTGGCTATCGCGCCGGTATTTGGACAGAAGCCTTACTTCCTGAGCGATGAGTTTAGCCTCGTCGACTGCTATCTGGCACCGCTGTTATGGCGTCTGCCGCAACTGGGTATTGAACTCAGCGGCGCAGGGGCTAAAGAGCTGAAAGGCTATATGACTCGCGTATTTGAACGCGATTCTTTCCTCGCTTCACTGACAGAAGCCGAACGCGAAATGCGCCTTGGCCGGGGTTAA
- the rplM gene encoding 50S ribosomal protein L13 → MKTFTAKPETVKRDWYVVDATGKTLGRLATELARRLRGKHKAEYTPHVDTGDYIIVLNAEKVAVTGNKRTDKMYYHHTGHIGGIKEATFEEMIARRPERVIEIAVKGMLPKGPLGRAMYRKLKVYAGNEHNHAAQQPQVLDI, encoded by the coding sequence ATGAAAACTTTTACAGCTAAACCAGAAACCGTAAAACGCGACTGGTATGTTGTTGACGCGACCGGTAAAACTCTGGGCCGTCTGGCTACCGAACTGGCTCGTCGCCTGCGCGGTAAGCATAAAGCGGAATACACTCCGCACGTAGATACTGGTGATTACATTATCGTTCTGAACGCAGAAAAAGTTGCCGTAACCGGTAACAAGCGTACTGACAAAATGTACTACCATCACACCGGCCACATCGGTGGTATCAAAGAAGCGACCTTTGAAGAGATGATTGCCCGCCGTCCTGAGCGTGTGATTGAAATCGCGGTTAAAGGCATGCTGCCAAAAGGCCCGCTGGGTCGTGCTATGTACCGTAAACTGAAAGTTTACGCGGGTAACGAGCACAACCACGCGGCACAGCAACCGCAAGTTCTGGACATCTAA
- the yhcN gene encoding peroxide/acid stress response protein YhcN gives MKIKTTVATLSILSVLSFGAFAANSIGSDQAQNRQSIGTVSVGGVSSSPMDIRAALDKKAEQEGASSYRIIEARTGDNWHATAELYK, from the coding sequence ATGAAAATCAAAACAACCGTAGCGACCCTGAGCATCCTTTCCGTCCTGTCCTTTGGCGCTTTTGCCGCTAACTCTATCGGCAGCGACCAGGCACAGAATCGTCAGTCCATCGGTACCGTGTCCGTGGGTGGTGTAAGTTCATCCCCGATGGATATCCGTGCTGCGCTGGATAAAAAAGCTGAACAAGAAGGTGCGTCTTCTTATCGCATCATTGAAGCGCGTACCGGTGACAACTGGCACGCGACTGCAGAACTCTATAAATAA
- the zapE gene encoding cell division protein ZapE, with protein MQSITPTSRYQQALDAGTHQPDDVQRDAVNRLQAIWQQLTQTSTTTAPRGGLLASFSKLLGKKDEPAIAPVRGLYMWGGVGRGKTWLMDMFYQTLPGNRKQRLHFHRFMLRVHEELTALQGETDPLEIIADRFKADTDVLCFDEFFVSDITDAMLLGGLMKALFSRGITLVATSNIPPDELYRNGLQRARFLPAIEAIKANCDVMNVDAGVDYRLRTLTQAHLWLSPLNDETAQQMEALWLALAGAPRAQQPTLEINHRPLQTLGAENQTLAVSFTTLCVEARSQHDYIALSRLYHTVMLFDVPVMTPLMENEARRFIALVDEFYERHVKLVVSAQAPLHEIYQGERVKFEFQRCLSRLQEMQSEEYLKREHLA; from the coding sequence ATGCAAAGTATTACCCCCACATCGCGATATCAGCAAGCCCTGGATGCGGGCACGCATCAGCCAGACGACGTTCAGCGCGATGCCGTAAATCGTCTCCAGGCAATCTGGCAACAACTGACGCAAACCTCCACGACGACTGCGCCCCGCGGTGGTCTGCTGGCGAGCTTTAGCAAACTGCTGGGTAAGAAAGACGAACCGGCCATCGCCCCCGTACGCGGTTTATATATGTGGGGCGGCGTCGGGCGCGGCAAAACCTGGCTGATGGATATGTTTTATCAAACCCTGCCCGGTAACCGTAAACAGCGTCTGCACTTTCACCGCTTTATGCTGCGCGTCCATGAAGAGTTGACGGCGTTACAGGGAGAGACCGATCCGCTGGAAATCATTGCCGATCGCTTTAAAGCCGACACCGACGTGCTCTGCTTTGATGAGTTTTTTGTGTCCGACATTACTGACGCTATGCTGCTTGGCGGCCTGATGAAAGCGCTGTTCTCGCGCGGCATTACGCTGGTGGCAACGTCCAACATTCCGCCGGATGAGCTTTACCGCAACGGCCTGCAACGCGCGCGCTTCCTGCCGGCGATTGAGGCGATCAAGGCCAACTGCGACGTGATGAACGTGGACGCAGGCGTGGATTACCGTCTGCGTACCCTGACGCAGGCGCATTTGTGGCTCTCGCCCTTAAATGACGAGACGGCGCAGCAGATGGAAGCGCTGTGGCTGGCACTGGCGGGCGCACCGCGCGCGCAGCAGCCGACGCTTGAGATCAATCATCGCCCGCTGCAAACCCTGGGTGCGGAAAATCAGACGCTGGCGGTGTCCTTTACCACGCTCTGTGTTGAGGCGCGTAGCCAGCATGATTACATCGCGCTGTCGCGCCTGTATCACACGGTGATGCTATTTGATGTGCCGGTAATGACGCCGCTGATGGAGAACGAAGCACGGCGCTTTATCGCGCTGGTGGATGAATTCTACGAACGCCACGTGAAGCTGGTGGTCAGCGCGCAGGCGCCGCTGCATGAGATCTACCAGGGCGAGCGGGTGAAGTTTGAATTCCAGCGCTGCTTATCCCGTTTGCAGGAGATGCAAAGCGAGGAGTATTTAAAGCGCGAGCATCTGGCCTGA